TCTCCACCCAAAACGCTTTTGCTTCCCCCGAAAGGAGATCATCATTTACCATGTTCAAGACGGTTAGCAAGTTCGTGCTGTACTGAGCGGTTTTTTGCTCATTTGCTTCTACTAAGGCTTCTTTAAGCAATGAGTAAGCATCTACAACCTCTTGGAGTTGCTTTGTGAAGGTGCTAGGAACTTGATTCCTAAAATCTATCGTCTGGTTTTCGACAAACTTCTGGGTGGGTATCTGCGTGTTCTTGAAATCTGCCTGTTCCGACGTGGCGTCTGAAGGCATATTCATCCCAGGCATGGAGCTGTCGCCGGTAGCCCTTCCAGGATTCATCATGCTGGGCTTATTGGCGAGCTGTGCTGCGGCATCGACGGCAAACGTACCATTGGTTACAATTTCCTGCCCATTAACAAGGCCCTCGGTCACCACGTAACTATCTTCCAATGCAGACCCTAACGTCACTTGCTGCATCCGAAATTGCGGCTGTACGCTAGCGGTATCCCGCACGTACACCACAGCCCGCTCACCAGTCCACAACACCGCTGATCGGGGCACAACCACAGTGCTCTTGGTCCGATCCACTTGGGCCTGTAAGCTGGCGGTGGCAAACATCTCGGGTTTGAGTAATCCGTCCACGTTTGGCATCACGATCCGCACTTGCGCAGCACGGGTCTGAGAATTGATAACGGGGTCAATGTAATCGACCTGACCGGTAAAGGTGCGACCCGGTAGTGAGGCAACCGTGAACTGCACTTGATCACCAGTATGAATCCACTGAAGGTCGCTCTCGTAGGCATCAAACAGCGCCCACACTCGAGAGAGGTCAGCGATTTTGTAAAGCGGTGCACCTCGTTCTACATAATCGCCGACATTGACCATTTTATCCCACACTACTCCCGATACATCAGCGTAGACGGGAAAAACAGTTTTGACTTCTTGCCCCTGAGCAATGGCGTTGATTTGCCCTTCAGAAAGCTTCCAGAGACGAAGTTTCTCACGAGCGGCTCGGTAAAGATCCGGGTCGGCTTCCCTGAACTTTTGCGCCTCAATCAATTCACGCTGTGCAGTGAGCAGTGATGGCGAATAAATCTGTGCAACTGGTTGCCCCCGCCGCACCGCCTCACCGGTAAAGTTGATCAGCAGCCGTTCGATACGTCCTGGCAGGTGCGCCGATTGAGTCGACACTGCCCGCTCGTCGGGTTGGATCTTACCATTGAGACGAATAGTTTTGACTACTTTGGGCTGACCTACTATGCTGGTTTGCACCTGCGCCAATCGCATTGCCGCTTCACTCATTGATACCGCGTCGGGATCGCCGGTTGAGGTAAGGGTAGTAAGGGGGATTAGATCCATGCCGCAGATGGGGCACTGACCTGATTGCTCTTCCCGAATCTGAGGGTGCATGGAGCAAGTCCACAATGTAGGTTCCGATGTTGCTTGATCTGTAACCGTGGCTACTTCAGAGTGGTCATGGCCACCACCGAAGAAAAGGCGACCTAGCAGTAGACCTAGCGCCACTGCCGCGAGAGCAATCAGGATAGTTTTCTTATTAAGTTTCATGAATGATCCAGAATTAGTCAGTGGATTCTGTTAGAGGTACATCGGGTTGCCCGACGATGTAGTCTAGGTCGGCTTGTGAGACCCAACGGGCACGTTGGGCACTTACCAGTTTTAGTTGGTAGTCGAGCAGCTGCTGCTGAGCGCGAAGAATCTCCTCGAAGTCGCTACCAGCCGCGCTGTAAGTAGTCCGTAACAGCGTAATTTCTTGTTGAACTTTTTGGGTGAGGCGTTGGTAGAGGGCGGCTTGCCGGCGGGCCTGAACAAGCGTAAACTGCGCTTGCTCCCACTGTGTTCGCAACTCATTGACAGTGCTCTCTCGTCTCCGTGCCAAGGCAGCTTGGCGGGCCTGCGCCTGTTGTTGGGAGGCACGGTATTTCTTCCGGTTGAGGGGTAAGGTCATGCTTACCATCGGCATCACCATATCCATACCGTTACCGGCGGGTACTTCTACTGAGGGGGGATACGCGCCCATCACTACGTAATCGACCCCTATGCCCATAGAAGGAAAACCCTCCTTGATGGCGACCTGTTCATCGGCACGCGCAGCTTCCTGCTGGGCATCAAGCGCCCGTAGTTTAGGATTGTCGAGGCTGTCTAGGCCGGTAGCCTCCGTCCAAAGCAACGTATCCGTCAGGGTTGATACATCTTCGATCTGCACTGAATCTTGCAGCGGACGATTCAACAAACTATTGAAGACGGCCTTGAGCGGACGACGTTTTTCGCGTAGAATCGCCAGTTGGGTAAGCGCCTCCTCTTGTTGAACTTGTGCACGCAGCACGTCGACCAGTGCGCCAGTACCGGCCGCGAACTGTGTCCGGGCTAAGCGCTCCAGAGAGGCCAGGTAAAGAAGGTTCTCTTCAGAAAACGCGATGCTACGCTCCAATTCATAAAGGTCATAATATGCCACTTTCACCG
The sequence above is a segment of the Catalinimonas alkaloidigena genome. Coding sequences within it:
- a CDS encoding efflux RND transporter periplasmic adaptor subunit, producing MKLNKKTILIALAAVALGLLLGRLFFGGGHDHSEVATVTDQATSEPTLWTCSMHPQIREEQSGQCPICGMDLIPLTTLTSTGDPDAVSMSEAAMRLAQVQTSIVGQPKVVKTIRLNGKIQPDERAVSTQSAHLPGRIERLLINFTGEAVRRGQPVAQIYSPSLLTAQRELIEAQKFREADPDLYRAAREKLRLWKLSEGQINAIAQGQEVKTVFPVYADVSGVVWDKMVNVGDYVERGAPLYKIADLSRVWALFDAYESDLQWIHTGDQVQFTVASLPGRTFTGQVDYIDPVINSQTRAAQVRIVMPNVDGLLKPEMFATASLQAQVDRTKSTVVVPRSAVLWTGERAVVYVRDTASVQPQFRMQQVTLGSALEDSYVVTEGLVNGQEIVTNGTFAVDAAAQLANKPSMMNPGRATGDSSMPGMNMPSDATSEQADFKNTQIPTQKFVENQTIDFRNQVPSTFTKQLQEVVDAYSLLKEALVEANEQKTAQYSTNLLTVLNMVNDDLLSGEAKAFWVEKKTFLLQHAQRCEEVNTLAEKRNNFIYLSQSLIKVVEAFGAGKTLYVAYCPMANDSKGAYWLSEVKTIRNPFMGEAMLTCGTVKDVLD
- a CDS encoding TolC family protein, translating into MLTFVVRAQEGLEAYLQMAAEKNPELLARYADYEAALQQVPQVSSLPDPQWSFGYFPMPIQTRNGRQLARTGLQQMFPWFGTLAAREDAASQRAVADFQVFIDVRNALFRSVKVAYYDLYELERSIAFSEENLLYLASLERLARTQFAAGTGALVDVLRAQVQQEEALTQLAILREKRRPLKAVFNSLLNRPLQDSVQIEDVSTLTDTLLWTEATGLDSLDNPKLRALDAQQEAARADEQVAIKEGFPSMGIGVDYVVMGAYPPSVEVPAGNGMDMVMPMVSMTLPLNRKKYRASQQQAQARQAALARRRESTVNELRTQWEQAQFTLVQARRQAALYQRLTQKVQQEITLLRTTYSAAGSDFEEILRAQQQLLDYQLKLVSAQRARWVSQADLDYIVGQPDVPLTESTD